In the genome of Dioscorea cayenensis subsp. rotundata cultivar TDr96_F1 unplaced genomic scaffold, TDr96_F1_v2_PseudoChromosome.rev07_lg8_w22 25.fasta BLBR01000998.1, whole genome shotgun sequence, one region contains:
- the LOC120255427 gene encoding probable 2-oxoglutarate-dependent dioxygenase ANS, whose product MDAPMSPPVKSLTTDRKMVQARAEAGEAPPTDYIVKDESQHPLDAPPPLTAPLPVVHLGHPDEAEEIKTALQSWGMFQVIDHGMAPSFLDELRDVERAFFKLPMEEKQKYSNIRDGKFGQEGYGSDEIIVEGQILDWTDRLYLLVQPEDARKLEHWPTNPNSLRDVLHEYTMNTKKLVENVLKTTAKSLELNEDFFVSHLGDKFTIFARFNYYPCCLKSDLVFGLKPHTDGSLITVILPDKDVEGLQVMKDGEWITVTTCPHALIFNIGDQMEIMSNGIFKSPVHRVVTFSDKDRVSIAMFCSNLPEQVIGPADELVNDMRPRMYKNLKVRDYLEVFIQRFLQGKRAIGWAQV is encoded by the exons ATGGATGCTCCGATGAGCCCACCGGTGAAGAGCCTGACCACCGACCGCAAGATGGTCCAAGCCAGGGCGGAGGCCGGCGAAGCACCGCCCACTGATTATATCGTCAAAGATGAGTCCCAACACCCACTCGATGCTCCGCCGCCGCTGACCGCTCCGCTTCCCGTCGTCCATCTCGGCCATCCGGATGAGGCCGAGGAGATCAAGACTGCTCTTCAGTCCTGGGGCATGTTTCAG GTGATAGATCATGGCATGGCACCATCCTTTCTTGATGAACTACGAGATGTTGAAAGAGCTTTCTTTAAACTTCCAATGGAGGAGAAGCAAAAATATAGCAATATAAGAGATGGAAAGTTTGGACAAGAGGGATATGGCAGTGATGAAATTATAGTAGAAGGCCAGATCCTTGACTGGACTGACCGCCTTTATCTCTTAGTCCAACCTGAAGATGCAAGGAAACTAGAACATTGGCCAACAAATCCAAATTCTTTGAG GGATGTTTTGCATGAATACACAATGAACACAAAAAAGTTAGTTGAGAATGTCCTGAAGACAACTGCAAAGTCACTGGAACTTAATGAAGATTTCTTCGTTAGCCATCTCGGAGACAAGTTCACTATATTTGCAAGATTTAACTACTATCCATGTTGTTTGAAGTCTGATCTTGTCTTCGGCCTCAAACCTCACACCGATGGCTCTCTGATCACTGTAATTTTACCTGACAAAGATGTAGAGGGACTTCAGGTAATGAAAGACGGTGAATGGATCACAGTGACAACTTGCCCTCATGCTTTGATCTTTAATATAGGAGATCAAATGGAG ATAATGAGCAATGGAATATTTAAGAGCCCTGTTCATAGGGTGGTCACATTTTCGGACAAGGATAGGGTATCTATTGCTATGTTTTGTTCGAATTTACCGGAACAAGTGATAGGACCAGCAGATGAACTAGTGAATGATATGAGACCAAGGATGTACAAAAATTTGAAGGTGAGGGACTATCTTGAGGTGTTTATCCAGAGGTTCTTACAAGGAAAGAGGGCCATTGGTTGGGCTCAAGTCTAA